One Pseudomonas tolaasii NCPPB 2192 genomic window carries:
- a CDS encoding anti-virulence regulator CigR family protein gives MKMPKRLIAGLGVLMLGASALAQAAPYDERGGPGPDRGGPQGQFEHRGPQDNRRGPPQDFGPVRQIIHDNHAQFARGAPPPPNVRLVRGQPLPRGYYGERLDNRALSRLPVYPGYEWRRSGPDVVLIAVGTGIVYEILDGVLN, from the coding sequence ATGAAAATGCCTAAACGCTTGATCGCCGGTCTCGGCGTGCTGATGCTGGGTGCGAGCGCCCTGGCGCAGGCCGCGCCTTACGATGAACGCGGCGGCCCCGGCCCTGATCGTGGTGGCCCGCAAGGCCAATTCGAACATCGTGGGCCGCAGGATAATCGCCGGGGCCCGCCGCAGGACTTTGGCCCTGTACGGCAAATCATCCACGATAACCACGCCCAGTTCGCCCGTGGCGCGCCGCCACCGCCCAATGTACGCCTGGTGCGCGGCCAGCCCCTGCCACGCGGCTACTACGGCGAGCGCCTGGACAATCGCGCCCTGTCTCGCCTGCCGGTGTACCCGGGTTATGAATGGCGCCGTTCCGGCCCGGATGTGGTGCTGATTGCTGTGGGCACCGGCATCGTCTACGAAATCCTTGACGGCGTACTCAACTAA
- the trpB gene encoding tryptophan synthase subunit beta has translation MTQSQTDLRNGPDANGLFGAFGGRYVAETLMPLILDLAREYEAAKDDPAFKEELAYFQRDYVGRPSPLYFAERLTEFCGGAKIYLKREELNHTGAHKINNCIGQILLARRMGKKRIIAETGAGMHGVATATVAARFGLQCVIYMGTTDIERQQANVFRMKLLGAEVIPVVAGTGTLKDAMNEALRDWVTNVDSTFYLIGTVAGPHPYPAMVRDFQAVIGKETRDQLQAQEGRLPDSLVACIGGGSNAMGLFHPFLDDKSVEIIGVEAAGHGIETGKHAASLNGGVPGVLHGNRTFLLQDDDGQIIDAHSISAGLDYPGIGPEHAWLHDIGRVQYTSVTDDEALDAFHKCCRLEGIIPALESAHALAEVFKRAPNLPKDHLMVVNLSGRGDKDMQTVMFHMEHSQKEQSSQENH, from the coding sequence ATGACTCAGTCCCAGACCGATCTACGCAATGGCCCGGATGCCAACGGCCTCTTCGGCGCGTTCGGCGGCCGTTACGTCGCTGAAACCCTGATGCCGTTGATCCTCGACCTGGCCCGCGAATACGAAGCGGCCAAGGACGATCCTGCCTTCAAGGAAGAATTGGCCTACTTTCAGCGCGACTATGTGGGACGTCCAAGCCCGCTGTATTTCGCTGAACGCCTGACCGAGTTCTGCGGCGGCGCCAAGATCTACCTCAAGCGCGAAGAGCTGAACCACACCGGCGCACACAAGATCAACAACTGCATCGGCCAGATCCTGCTGGCTCGGCGCATGGGCAAAAAACGCATCATCGCCGAGACCGGCGCCGGCATGCACGGTGTGGCCACCGCCACCGTGGCGGCACGCTTCGGCCTGCAGTGCGTGATCTACATGGGCACCACCGACATTGAGCGCCAGCAGGCCAACGTGTTCCGCATGAAGCTGTTGGGCGCGGAAGTGATCCCGGTCGTCGCCGGCACCGGCACCCTGAAAGACGCGATGAACGAAGCCCTGCGTGACTGGGTGACCAACGTCGACAGCACCTTCTACCTGATCGGCACCGTGGCCGGCCCGCATCCGTACCCGGCGATGGTGCGCGACTTCCAGGCCGTGATCGGCAAGGAAACCCGCGACCAGTTGCAAGCCCAGGAAGGCCGTCTGCCGGACAGCCTGGTGGCGTGCATCGGCGGGGGCTCCAACGCGATGGGCCTGTTCCACCCGTTCCTGGATGACAAGAGCGTGGAAATCATCGGCGTTGAAGCTGCTGGCCATGGCATTGAAACCGGCAAGCACGCCGCCAGCCTCAATGGCGGCGTACCCGGCGTACTGCACGGCAACCGCACCTTCCTGCTGCAGGACGACGATGGTCAGATCATCGACGCCCACTCGATTTCCGCAGGCCTCGACTATCCAGGCATCGGCCCCGAGCACGCGTGGTTGCATGACATCGGCCGCGTTCAATACACCTCGGTGACCGACGACGAAGCCCTGGACGCCTTCCACAAATGCTGCCGCCTGGAAGGGATTATTCCGGCTCTGGAAAGCGCCCACGCCTTGGCCGAAGTGTTCAAGCGCGCACCGAACCTGCCGAAGGATCACCTTATGGTGGTTAACCTCTCGGGCCGTGGCGACAAAGACATGCAAACCGTGATGTTCCACATGGAACACTCTCAAAAAGAGCAATCCTCGCAGGAGAACCACTGA
- a CDS encoding 2-dehydro-3-deoxygalactonokinase — translation MQAQLIALDWGTSSLRAYKLGPAGVVLEQRALAFGIMHLPSEPRTIRGVHCTEGFELAFDAACGDWLDAQPGLPVIACGMVGSAQGWSEAAYRNTPVDVASLGKALHRVRSLRGVDVHIVPGVIERVGLPNVMRGEETQVLGVLQGLGRDMLIGLPGSHSKWVEVVNGCITHFDTFMTGEVFAVLSKHSILGRTQQVCEHFQAEAFDRGVQVALSNDGERGVLSTLFSARTLGLTGELTAEQQPDYLSGLLIGHELAGLPEGAKHTPIMLVGAAALCARYQRALALCGFAHVSQAQEATERGLWQLAVAAGLTQPATEARHA, via the coding sequence ATGCAGGCGCAATTGATCGCGCTCGACTGGGGGACCAGCTCCCTTCGTGCTTACAAACTCGGCCCGGCGGGCGTGGTGCTCGAACAGCGCGCGCTGGCGTTCGGGATCATGCATTTGCCCAGCGAGCCCCGGACTATCCGCGGCGTGCACTGCACAGAGGGTTTCGAGTTGGCATTCGATGCGGCCTGTGGCGACTGGCTCGACGCCCAACCCGGCCTGCCGGTGATTGCCTGCGGCATGGTCGGCAGTGCCCAGGGCTGGAGCGAAGCGGCCTACCGCAACACGCCCGTCGATGTCGCCAGCCTGGGCAAGGCGTTACACCGCGTGCGCAGCCTGCGCGGCGTGGATGTGCATATCGTGCCTGGCGTGATCGAACGGGTTGGCCTGCCCAATGTCATGCGCGGCGAAGAAACCCAGGTGCTTGGTGTGCTGCAAGGGCTCGGTCGCGACATGTTGATCGGCCTGCCCGGCAGCCATTCCAAATGGGTCGAGGTGGTGAACGGCTGCATCACCCACTTCGACACGTTCATGACGGGCGAAGTCTTCGCGGTGCTGAGCAAGCACAGCATCCTTGGCCGCACCCAACAGGTTTGCGAACACTTCCAGGCCGAGGCGTTTGACCGGGGGGTGCAGGTGGCGCTCTCAAATGATGGCGAGCGCGGCGTACTGTCCACCTTGTTCAGCGCACGCACCCTCGGCCTTACGGGCGAGCTGACCGCCGAGCAGCAGCCCGATTACCTCTCCGGTTTGCTCATCGGCCATGAACTCGCGGGTTTGCCTGAGGGCGCCAAGCATACTCCCATCATGCTCGTCGGCGCCGCTGCCCTGTGCGCCCGTTATCAACGCGCCCTCGCCCTGTGCGGTTTTGCTCACGTGAGCCAGGCACAGGAAGCCACCGAGCGCGGCCTGTGGCAATTGGCCGTGGCGGCCGGGCTCACCCAACCTGCAACGGAGGCCAGACATGCTTAA
- the trpA gene encoding tryptophan synthase subunit alpha: MSRLQTRFAELKQQNRAALVTFITAGDPGYDTSLAILKGLPAAGADVIELGMPFTDPMADGPAIQLANIRALTAKQNLAKTLQMVREFRKDNNHTPLVLMGYFNPIHKYGVPQFISDAKEAGVDGLIVVDMPPEHNGELCDPAQAAGIDFIRLTTPTTDDVRLPTVLNGSSGFVYYVSVAGVTGAGAATLEHVEEAVTRLRRHTDLPISIGFGIRTPEQAAAIARLADGVVVGSALIDHIATAKNDQQAMDGVLSLCAALSEGVRNART, translated from the coding sequence ATGAGCCGCCTGCAAACCCGCTTCGCCGAGCTTAAACAGCAGAACCGCGCCGCGCTCGTAACCTTCATCACCGCCGGTGACCCGGGCTACGACACCTCGCTGGCAATCCTCAAAGGCTTGCCCGCCGCAGGTGCCGACGTGATCGAGTTGGGCATGCCCTTCACCGACCCGATGGCCGACGGCCCGGCCATTCAACTGGCCAACATCCGCGCGTTGACCGCCAAGCAAAACCTGGCGAAAACCCTGCAGATGGTTCGCGAGTTCCGCAAAGACAACAACCACACCCCGCTGGTACTGATGGGTTACTTCAACCCCATCCACAAATACGGCGTGCCGCAGTTCATCAGCGATGCCAAAGAGGCCGGTGTGGATGGGTTGATTGTGGTCGACATGCCGCCTGAGCATAACGGCGAACTGTGCGACCCGGCGCAGGCCGCGGGCATCGACTTTATCCGACTGACCACGCCGACCACCGATGACGTGCGCCTGCCGACTGTGCTCAATGGCAGCTCCGGTTTTGTGTACTACGTGTCGGTGGCCGGTGTGACCGGCGCCGGTGCCGCCACTCTGGAACACGTCGAAGAGGCCGTAACCCGTTTGCGTCGCCATACCGACCTGCCGATCAGCATCGGCTTTGGTATCCGCACGCCGGAGCAGGCCGCCGCTATCGCGCGCCTGGCAGATGGCGTCGTGGTGGGCTCGGCGTTGATCGATCACATCGCCACTGCCAAAAATGATCAGCAAGCGATGGATGGTGTGTTGAGCCTGTGCGCGGCGCTGTCGGAAGGTGTCCGCAACGCCCGTACGTAA
- a CDS encoding choline sulfate utilization transcriptional regulator — MYEALGDVSLDLLRAFEAAARHRSFTAAAMELGTTQPAISQQIKRLEEQLAIRLFDRIYRGIELTDAGALLFEHVQGGLQTINQGLSAITRQDQHEVLQVATDFAFAAYWLMPRLHRFHAANPQVDVSLVTSERNHATLRSDIDVAVLFGDGRFKQGDSLWLFNEEVFPVCSPQWLKEQATPLTVQNLHDFPLLHLRQENNSQWFDWSGVFRELGITAAATPGQLRFDNYTLLIQAAIAGQGVAIGWRHLVDNLLEQNWLCRPVSDTVISRFGYYVVQPQRKRRGQLVERFVDWLVAEQASSAQSLTGLALPSIAV; from the coding sequence ATGTATGAAGCCCTCGGTGATGTCTCCCTCGATTTGTTGCGCGCCTTCGAGGCCGCGGCGCGTCACCGCAGCTTTACCGCCGCCGCGATGGAGCTGGGTACCACCCAGCCGGCCATCAGCCAGCAGATCAAACGCCTGGAAGAACAGTTGGCGATCCGCCTGTTTGACCGCATCTACCGTGGCATCGAGCTGACCGACGCCGGCGCGCTGCTGTTCGAACACGTGCAGGGTGGCTTGCAGACGATCAACCAAGGCCTGAGTGCCATCACCCGGCAAGACCAGCATGAAGTGCTGCAAGTGGCCACCGACTTCGCCTTCGCCGCTTATTGGCTGATGCCGCGTCTGCACCGCTTCCACGCGGCCAACCCGCAGGTGGACGTGAGCCTGGTGACCAGCGAACGCAACCACGCCACTTTGCGCAGTGATATCGACGTGGCGGTGCTGTTTGGCGACGGCCGTTTCAAGCAGGGCGACAGCCTGTGGCTGTTCAACGAGGAGGTGTTTCCGGTGTGCAGCCCGCAGTGGCTCAAGGAGCAAGCCACGCCACTGACTGTACAAAATTTGCACGATTTTCCCTTGCTGCACCTGCGCCAGGAAAACAACAGCCAGTGGTTCGACTGGAGCGGCGTGTTTCGCGAGCTGGGTATCACTGCCGCCGCCACGCCCGGCCAATTGCGGTTCGACAATTACACCCTGCTGATTCAGGCGGCGATTGCGGGCCAGGGCGTGGCCATCGGCTGGCGCCACCTGGTGGATAACCTGCTGGAACAGAACTGGCTGTGCCGCCCGGTCAGCGACACGGTGATCTCACGCTTCGGCTATTACGTGGTGCAACCCCAGCGCAAACGCCGCGGGCAATTGGTGGAGCGCTTTGTCGACTGGCTGGTGGCCGAGCAAGCCAGCAGCGCGCAGTCGCTGACCGGGCTGGCCCTGCCGTCCATTGCGGTCTAG
- a CDS encoding 2-dehydro-3-deoxy-6-phosphogalactonate aldolase, producing MLKEALSQNGLIAILRGVRPDEAQAVGHVLYEAGFRVIEVPLNSPDPYASIRTLRDSLPADCLIGAGTVLTPEQVGQVKAAGGQVIVMPHSDAKVLRAAKAAGLFLSPGVATPTEAFAALAEGADVLKLFPAEQMGPAVIKAWLAVLPTGTLLLPVGGITPDNMQVFIDAGAKGFGLGSGLFKPGMTVDQVASRAQAYVAAWKALS from the coding sequence ATGCTTAAAGAAGCACTCTCGCAAAACGGTTTGATCGCGATCCTGCGCGGCGTACGGCCGGACGAAGCCCAGGCCGTCGGCCACGTGCTGTACGAGGCCGGTTTTCGCGTCATCGAAGTACCGCTCAATTCGCCCGACCCTTACGCCAGCATCCGCACCTTGCGCGACAGCCTGCCCGCCGATTGCCTGATCGGCGCGGGCACGGTGCTGACGCCGGAGCAGGTCGGGCAAGTGAAAGCGGCGGGCGGCCAGGTGATCGTCATGCCCCACAGCGATGCCAAGGTGCTGCGCGCGGCCAAGGCGGCGGGCTTGTTCCTGTCGCCAGGGGTGGCCACGCCGACCGAAGCCTTCGCTGCGCTGGCCGAAGGTGCCGATGTGTTGAAGCTGTTCCCGGCCGAGCAAATGGGCCCGGCGGTAATCAAGGCATGGCTGGCGGTGTTGCCGACGGGCACTTTGCTGCTGCCGGTGGGCGGCATCACGCCGGACAACATGCAGGTGTTTATCGACGCCGGCGCCAAAGGCTTCGGGCTGGGTTCCGGGTTGTTCAAGCCGGGCATGACCGTGGATCAGGTGGCGAGCCGCGCCCAGGCGTACGTAGCCGCCTGGAAAGCCCTGAGCTGA
- the betC gene encoding choline-sulfatase translates to MKRKNILFIMADQMAAPLLPFYGASPIKLPNLSRLADQGVVFDAAYCNSPLCAPSRFTLVSGQLPSKIGAYDNAADFPADVPTYAHYLRRLGYRTALSGKMHFCGPDQLHGYEERLTSDIYPADYGWAVNWDEPDVRPTWYHNMSSVLQAGPCVRTNQLDFDEEVVFKAQQYLFDHIREDGDQPFCLTVSMTHPHDPYTIPKAFWDLYDDGDIPLPTTPAQADLDPHSQRLLKVYDLWDKPLPVDKIRDARRAYFGACSYIDSNVGKLLQTLEDTGLADDTIIIFSGDHGDMLGERGLWYKMHWFEMAARVPLLVSAPGQFAAGRVSQAVSTADLLPTLVELAGGELDPRLPLDGRSLLPHLQGQGGHDEVFGEYMAEGTISPLMMIRRGAYKFIYSEDDPCLLFDVHNDPHERENLARSPEHRPLFEAFLREARAKWDIPAIHQQVLASQRRRRLVFEALTEGKLKSWDHQPLVDASQQYMRNHIDLDDLERKARYPQPCQNQ, encoded by the coding sequence ATGAAGCGCAAGAACATTCTTTTCATCATGGCCGATCAAATGGCCGCCCCGTTGCTTCCGTTCTACGGTGCTTCGCCCATCAAGCTGCCCAATTTAAGCCGACTCGCCGATCAGGGCGTGGTGTTCGATGCCGCCTACTGCAACAGCCCGTTGTGCGCACCGTCGCGCTTCACGCTGGTGAGCGGCCAGTTGCCGAGCAAGATCGGCGCCTACGACAACGCCGCCGATTTCCCCGCCGATGTGCCGACCTACGCTCACTACCTGCGCCGCCTCGGCTACCGCACCGCGCTGTCGGGCAAGATGCACTTCTGCGGCCCCGACCAACTGCACGGCTATGAAGAACGCCTGACCAGCGACATCTACCCCGCCGACTACGGCTGGGCGGTGAACTGGGACGAGCCGGACGTGCGCCCCACCTGGTATCACAACATGTCGTCGGTGCTGCAAGCCGGGCCATGCGTGCGTACCAATCAGCTGGATTTCGACGAGGAAGTGGTGTTCAAGGCGCAGCAGTACCTGTTCGACCATATCCGCGAAGACGGCGACCAGCCTTTCTGCCTGACCGTATCCATGACCCATCCCCACGACCCGTACACCATTCCCAAGGCGTTCTGGGACCTGTACGACGATGGCGATATCCCTTTGCCCACCACGCCTGCGCAAGCTGATCTCGACCCGCATTCCCAGCGCCTGCTCAAAGTCTACGACCTGTGGGACAAACCACTGCCGGTGGACAAGATCCGTGACGCACGCCGCGCCTACTTTGGCGCGTGTAGCTACATCGACAGCAATGTCGGCAAGCTGCTGCAAACCCTGGAAGACACCGGCCTGGCGGACGATACGATCATCATCTTCTCCGGCGACCACGGCGACATGCTCGGTGAACGCGGCCTCTGGTACAAAATGCACTGGTTTGAAATGGCCGCCCGCGTGCCGCTGTTGGTCAGTGCACCGGGGCAATTTGCGGCAGGACGCGTGAGCCAGGCCGTGTCCACCGCCGACTTGTTGCCGACCCTCGTGGAACTGGCCGGCGGGGAGTTGGACCCGCGTCTGCCGCTGGACGGCCGCTCACTGCTCCCGCATTTGCAAGGGCAGGGCGGGCACGACGAAGTGTTTGGCGAATACATGGCCGAAGGCACCATCAGCCCGCTGATGATGATTCGCCGTGGTGCTTACAAATTCATCTACAGCGAAGACGACCCTTGTCTACTGTTCGATGTGCACAACGACCCGCACGAGCGGGAAAACCTTGCCCGGTCACCGGAACATCGGCCACTGTTCGAAGCGTTTTTGCGTGAGGCGCGGGCCAAATGGGACATCCCGGCGATCCACCAGCAGGTGCTCGCCAGCCAACGCCGCCGCCGTCTGGTGTTTGAGGCATTGACCGAAGGAAAGCTGAAGAGCTGGGACCACCAGCCCCTGGTGGACGCCAGTCAGCAATACATGCGCAACCATATCGACCTCGACGACCTGGAGCGCAAGGCACGTTATCCA
- a CDS encoding MFS transporter has translation MHPESFTGQASLVTPSRKRFFIIVLLFITVVINYLDRSNLSIAAPALTSELGIDPVHVGLIFSAFGWTYAAMQIPGGWLVDRVPPRILYTVALLLWSIATVMLGFAASFIALFVLRMAVGALEAPAYPINSRVVTTWFPERERATAIGVYTSGQFVGLAFLTPVLAWLQHAFGWHMVFVATGGVGILWALIWFAVYREPKDFKGANSAEIELIREGGGLVDIQEKTAKAPFSWVDLGIVLSKRKLWGIYLGQFCLNSTLWFFLTWFPTYLVKYRGMDFIKSGLLASLPFLAAFIGVLCSGVFSDWLIRRGTSVGFARKLPIIGGLLISTAIIGANYVDSTAWVIAFLAVAFFGNGLASITWSLVSTLAPARLLGLTGGVFNFIGNLSAITTPIVIGFLASGDSFAPAITYIAVLALLGALSYVLLVGKVERIEL, from the coding sequence ATGCACCCTGAATCCTTCACCGGGCAGGCTTCTCTCGTCACGCCCAGCAGAAAGCGTTTCTTCATCATAGTGCTGCTGTTCATCACCGTGGTGATCAACTACCTGGACCGCAGCAACCTGTCGATTGCCGCCCCGGCACTTACCAGCGAGCTGGGCATCGACCCGGTGCATGTCGGGCTGATCTTCTCCGCCTTCGGCTGGACCTACGCCGCCATGCAAATCCCCGGTGGCTGGCTGGTGGACCGCGTGCCGCCGCGCATTCTCTACACCGTGGCGCTGCTGTTGTGGTCCATCGCCACGGTAATGCTGGGCTTTGCTGCCAGCTTCATCGCGCTGTTCGTGCTGCGCATGGCCGTGGGGGCGCTGGAAGCCCCGGCCTACCCAATTAACAGCCGTGTGGTCACCACCTGGTTTCCCGAGCGTGAGCGCGCCACGGCGATTGGCGTCTACACCTCCGGGCAGTTTGTGGGCCTGGCGTTTCTCACGCCGGTATTGGCTTGGCTGCAGCACGCGTTTGGCTGGCACATGGTGTTTGTCGCCACCGGTGGCGTGGGCATTCTGTGGGCGCTGATCTGGTTTGCGGTGTACCGCGAGCCCAAGGATTTCAAGGGCGCCAACTCGGCGGAAATTGAGCTGATCCGTGAGGGCGGCGGCCTTGTCGATATCCAGGAAAAAACCGCCAAGGCCCCGTTCAGTTGGGTGGATTTGGGCATCGTGTTGAGCAAACGCAAGCTCTGGGGCATTTACCTCGGGCAGTTCTGCCTGAACTCCACGCTATGGTTTTTTCTGACGTGGTTTCCCACCTACCTGGTGAAATATCGCGGCATGGACTTCATCAAGTCCGGCCTGCTGGCGTCACTGCCCTTCCTGGCGGCGTTCATCGGCGTGCTGTGTTCGGGGGTGTTTTCCGACTGGCTGATTCGCCGGGGAACGTCGGTGGGCTTTGCGCGCAAACTGCCGATCATTGGCGGCCTGTTGATTTCCACGGCGATCATCGGCGCCAATTATGTGGACTCGACGGCGTGGGTCATCGCGTTTCTGGCGGTGGCGTTTTTCGGCAATGGCCTGGCGTCGATTACCTGGTCACTGGTCTCAACCCTCGCGCCTGCTCGGCTGCTGGGGCTGACGGGAGGCGTGTTCAACTTCATCGGTAACTTGTCGGCAATCACCACGCCCATCGTGATTGGCTTTCTGGCCAGCGGCGATTCGTTTGCGCCAGCGATCACGTATATCGCGGTGCTGGCGTTGCTGGGCGCGCTGTCCTACGTGTTGCTGGTGGGTAAGGTCGAGCGCATTGAACTCTGA
- a CDS encoding DOPA 4,5-dioxygenase family protein: MQRIKGYHAHIYYDASTLDQARRLCEDAAKLFPLRMGRMHERPVGPHPDWSCQLAFEPEYIGVVLPWLALHREGLVVFLHPDTGDDLKDHTDYAIWMGAMRELDLSIF; the protein is encoded by the coding sequence ATGCAACGTATCAAGGGCTATCACGCCCACATCTATTACGACGCCAGCACCCTCGACCAGGCGCGCAGGCTGTGTGAAGACGCCGCCAAGCTGTTTCCGCTGCGCATGGGCCGCATGCACGAACGGCCGGTGGGCCCGCACCCGGACTGGAGCTGCCAACTGGCGTTCGAGCCTGAATACATCGGCGTGGTGCTGCCCTGGCTGGCGCTGCATCGCGAGGGGCTGGTGGTGTTTCTGCACCCGGATACCGGCGATGACTTGAAAGACCACACCGACTACGCGATTTGGATGGGCGCCATGCGCGAGCTGGACCTGTCTATTTTTTAA
- a CDS encoding LysR family transcriptional regulator, producing MSRDLPPLNALRAFEATARLNSVSQAAEHLHVTHGAVSRQLKVLEEHLGVSLFVKDGRGLKLTDAGARLRDASSDAFERLRDVCTELTQSSADAPFVLGCSGSLLARWLIPRLGRLNADLPDLRLHLSAGDGDLDPRRPGLDALLVFAEPPWPADMQVYELASERIGPVMSPRFAGYERLRQAPAQALCGEALLHTTSRPQAWPSWAQQYGIEPGALKHGQGFEHLYYLLEAAVAGLGVAIAPEPLVAEDLRAGRLVAPWGFSETPAHLALWLPKRAADGRARQLAQWLKAELLRQPN from the coding sequence ATGAGCCGAGACCTTCCGCCCCTCAATGCTTTGCGCGCTTTTGAAGCCACTGCGCGGCTCAACAGCGTGAGCCAGGCTGCCGAACACCTGCACGTCACCCACGGGGCGGTCAGCCGTCAGTTGAAAGTGCTGGAAGAACATTTGGGCGTCAGCCTGTTCGTCAAGGATGGGCGCGGCCTGAAACTCACAGATGCGGGTGCGCGCCTGCGGGACGCAAGCAGTGACGCGTTCGAGCGTTTGCGCGATGTGTGTACCGAACTCACCCAAAGCAGCGCCGATGCCCCTTTCGTGCTGGGGTGCTCGGGCAGTCTGCTGGCGCGATGGTTGATCCCGCGCCTGGGTCGCCTGAATGCGGACCTGCCGGATTTGCGCCTGCACCTGTCGGCGGGTGACGGCGATCTCGACCCCCGGCGTCCCGGCCTCGACGCGCTTTTGGTGTTCGCAGAACCGCCGTGGCCTGCCGATATGCAGGTGTATGAGCTGGCCAGCGAGCGCATCGGCCCGGTGATGAGCCCGCGCTTTGCCGGCTATGAGCGGCTTCGCCAGGCTCCCGCTCAAGCGTTGTGTGGTGAAGCGCTATTGCACACCACCTCGCGCCCGCAAGCCTGGCCCAGTTGGGCACAGCAATACGGGATCGAGCCCGGCGCGTTGAAGCACGGCCAGGGGTTTGAGCATTTGTATTATTTGCTGGAGGCAGCCGTAGCAGGCTTGGGCGTGGCGATTGCGCCCGAACCACTGGTGGCAGAGGACTTGCGCGCGGGTCGCCTGGTGGCGCCATGGGGTTTCAGTGAAACACCGGCGCACCTGGCGTTGTGGCTACCCAAGCGCGCCGCGGATGGGCGCGCTCGGCAGTTGGCGCAGTGGCTCAAGGCAGAGCTGTTGCGCCAACCGAACTAG
- a CDS encoding DUF883 family protein produces MANTSLRKASLESMEAEISSLLKSLESLKDDASDESRKTLKALKSNAENALKHSRHLISDAYEESKVKIRETGAATRDYAQEHPWTTAGVAVGALGLLAAYLLCKRGD; encoded by the coding sequence ATGGCCAACACTTCTTTACGCAAAGCGTCGCTGGAAAGCATGGAAGCCGAGATTTCGAGCCTGCTCAAATCTCTGGAAAGCCTCAAGGACGATGCATCCGACGAGTCGCGCAAAACCTTGAAGGCCCTGAAAAGCAATGCCGAGAATGCACTCAAGCACTCCCGTCACCTGATCAGCGACGCCTATGAAGAAAGCAAAGTCAAAATTCGCGAAACCGGTGCGGCAACACGGGACTACGCGCAAGAGCACCCGTGGACTACAGCCGGTGTCGCCGTAGGTGCGCTGGGCCTGCTGGCCGCTTACCTGCTGTGCAAACGCGGCGACTGA
- the dgoD gene encoding galactonate dehydratase, with amino-acid sequence MKITKLTTFIVPPRWCFLKVETDQGVNGWGEPVVEGRAHTVAAAVEELSDYLIGKDPRNIEDIWTVLYRGGFYRGGAVHMSALAGIDQALWDIKGKALGVSVSDLLGGQVRDKIRVYSWIGGDRPADTARAAKEAVARGFTAVKMNGTEELQFVDSFEKVDLALANVAAVRDAVGPNVGIGVDFHGRVHKPMAKVLMKELDPYKLMFIEEPVLSENYEALKELAPLTSTPIALGERLFSRWDFKRVLSEGYVDIIQPDASHAGGITETRKIANMAEAYDVALALHCPLGPIALAACLQLDAVCYNAFIQEQSLGIHYNESNDLLDYVRDPGVFDYDQGFVKIPNGPGLGIEINEEYVIERAAIGHRWRNPVWRHADGSFAEW; translated from the coding sequence ATGAAAATCACCAAACTGACGACCTTCATCGTCCCGCCGCGCTGGTGCTTCCTCAAGGTCGAAACCGATCAGGGCGTCAATGGCTGGGGTGAACCCGTGGTCGAGGGCCGCGCCCACACGGTTGCCGCTGCTGTCGAAGAATTATCCGACTACCTGATCGGCAAAGACCCACGCAATATCGAAGACATCTGGACCGTGCTCTATCGCGGCGGCTTCTACCGTGGCGGCGCCGTGCACATGAGCGCCCTCGCCGGCATCGACCAGGCCTTGTGGGACATCAAGGGCAAGGCCCTCGGCGTGTCCGTCAGCGACCTGCTCGGCGGTCAGGTGCGTGACAAGATCCGCGTGTATTCCTGGATCGGCGGCGACCGCCCCGCCGACACCGCCCGCGCCGCCAAAGAGGCCGTGGCCCGTGGTTTTACCGCGGTGAAAATGAACGGCACCGAAGAGTTGCAGTTCGTCGACAGCTTCGAAAAAGTCGACCTGGCCCTGGCCAACGTGGCCGCCGTACGTGACGCGGTGGGCCCGAACGTCGGCATCGGCGTCGACTTCCATGGCCGTGTACACAAGCCCATGGCCAAGGTGCTGATGAAGGAACTCGACCCGTACAAACTGATGTTTATCGAAGAGCCGGTGCTCAGCGAAAACTACGAAGCGCTCAAAGAGCTGGCGCCGCTGACCAGCACACCGATTGCCCTGGGCGAGCGGCTGTTCTCGCGCTGGGACTTCAAGCGTGTGCTCAGCGAGGGCTATGTCGACATCATCCAGCCGGATGCTTCCCACGCCGGCGGCATCACCGAAACCCGCAAGATTGCCAACATGGCCGAAGCCTACGACGTGGCCCTGGCCTTGCACTGCCCGCTGGGCCCGATCGCCCTGGCGGCGTGTCTGCAACTGGATGCGGTCTGTTACAACGCGTTTATCCAGGAACAAAGCCTGGGCATTCACTACAACGAGAGCAATGACCTGCTCGACTACGTGCGTGACCCGGGCGTGTTCGACTATGATCAAGGCTTTGTGAAGATCCCCAATGGGCCGGGCCTGGGTATCGAGATCAACGAAGAATACGTGATCGAACGCGCCGCCATCGGCCACCGCTGGCGCAACCCGGTCTGGCGGCATGCCGACGGCAGCTTTGCCGAGTGGTAA